One region of Zingiber officinale cultivar Zhangliang chromosome 7B, Zo_v1.1, whole genome shotgun sequence genomic DNA includes:
- the LOC122006678 gene encoding U4/U6.U5 small nuclear ribonucleoprotein 27 kDa protein-like, with protein MSERRREREKLRDRERDRDRERDRERDRDRDRDRDRERDRERDRDRDRDRDRDRVRNRDRDRKRSRSRSPSRSRSRSTERHRHRNSHNRRSRSPSSDAHRRKRRREDSDGERDRHRSSSTVPASGGSKEQKKQVGDAPGGAEALATTTDIDPDELEMMNMMGIPTGFDSTKGKPVSGNDVSGVKAVTKRQPRQYMNRRGGFNRPLPQERNR; from the coding sequence ATGTCGGAGCGGCGGAGGGAGAGGGAAAAGCTTCGCGACCGCGAGAGGGACCGGGACCGAGAACGAGATCGAGAGCGGGACCGTGACCGTGACCGTGATCGAGACCGCGAACGCGACCGCGAGCGAGATCGAGATCGAGATCGAGATCGAGATCGAGATCGCGTGCGGAACAGAGACCGGGACCGGAAGCGCTCTCGATCCAGGTCCCCCTCCAGGTCGCGTTCCCGGTCTACTGAGCGCCATCGCCACCGCAACAGTCACAACAGGCGCTCCCGGTCCCCTTCCTCCGACGCTCACCGCCGGAAACGTCGTCGGGAGGACAGCGATGGCGAACGCGACCGCCATCGCTCCTCCTCCACAGTTCCCGCTAGCGGTGGATCCAAGGAACAAAAGAAGCAGGTCGGAGACGCTCCTGGGGGTGCAGAGGCTCTTGCCACTACAACTGACATAGACCCGGATGAGTTGGAGATGATGAACATGATGGGGATCCCAACGGGGTTCGATTCCACCAAAGGGAAGCCGGTTTCAGGGAACGACGTCAGTGGGGTGAAAGCGGTGACAAAGAGACAGCCAAGGCAGTACATGAATAGGAGGGGAGGGTTCAACCGTCCGTTGCCCCAAGAACGCAACCGCTAG
- the LOC122006680 gene encoding uncharacterized protein LOC122006680: MRKYTNGKEILRPAVTRFATSFLTLQSMYKVKRPLEQMFASEDWVSSPLSQTTQGKVVKRIVINDPNFWPHVAFCVKSVVPLVSVLREVDSEERSAMGYIYELMDKAKETIKFNCGGVDRKYKPIWKKIDSRWTPQLHHPLHAAGYYLNPQLRYEERFSYCDEVRDGLYTCMDRMLSSDDRLKADIQLDLYNKAEGEFGTPIAKRTRMLRTPVSWWERFGSKTPELTTFAIRVLGLTCSASECERNWSTFESIHTKKRNRLEHAKLNALVFVKYNFKLRQRSIRRRDKIDPIVVDEINSDDEWITEKEGPVLPVTTKWLEDDELFESDPIVSVSSATFESLFDLDKRVEDVEDIVEVPPTNSKKRVAENSSGSKDKQARLSLVDVEDNHLDAENYGVIPTFDSGNFPTIDTIDDDSDIELDDTDYF, translated from the exons ATGAGAAAGTATACAAACGGTAAAGAAATTCTCCGTCCCGCTGTTACTCGCTTTGCTACTTCATTTCTCACTCTTCAGAGTATGTATAAGGTTAAAAGGCCACTTGAACAAATGTTTGCTTCCGAAGATTGGGTTAGTTCACCACTATCTCAAACAACTCAGGGGAAGGTCGTGAAGAGAATTGTTATTAATGATCCCAACTTTTGGCCACATGTTGCATTTTGTGTTAAGAGTGTTGTTCCTCTTGTAAGTGTGTTAAGGGAAGTTGATTCGGAGGAGAGATCGGCCATGGGATATATTTATGAACTTATGGATAAGGCAAAAGAgacaataaaatttaattgtggGGGAGTTGACAGAAAATACAaacccatttggaaaaaaattGATTCACGATGGACTCCACAACTTCATCATCCTCTACACGCGGCCGGGTACTATTTGAATCCGCAATTGCGTTATGAAGAAAGATTTTCTTATTGTGATGAAGTTAGAG ATGGATTGTATACTTGCATGGATAGGATGTTGTCTTCTGATGATCGTCTTAAAGCAGACATCCAATTGGACTTATATAATAAAGCTGAAGGAGAATTTGGAACTCCAATAGCAAAACGAACAAGAATGTTGCGAACTCCGG TCTCGTGGTGGGAACGTTTTGGAAGTAAGACACCCGAGCTTACTACATTTGCAATTCGAGTGCTTGGTCTCACTTGTAGTGCTTCGgaatgtgaaagaaattggagcacTTTTGAATCG ATTCATACAAAAAAGAGAAATAGGCTTGAACATGCAAAGTTGAATGCGTTGGTGTTTGTGAAATATAACTTCAAGCTTAGGCAGAGAAGTATTAGGAGGAGAGACAAGATTGATCCCATTGTAGTTGATGAAATTAATTCAGATGATGAATGGATAACTGAGAAAGAAGGTCCAGTTCTCCCCGTAACTACTAAATGGCTTGAAGATGATGAATTATTTGAAAGTGATCCTATTGTGAGTGTGTCATCTGCTACCTTTGAAAGTCTTTTCGACTTAGATAAGCGAGTCGAAGATGTTGAGGATATAGTTGAAGTTCCTCCTACGAATTCAAAAAAAAGAGTTGCTGAAAATTCAA GTGGAAGCAAAGACAAACAAGCAAGGTTGAGTCTTGTTGATGTGGAAGATAATCATCTTGATGCTGAAAATTATGGAGTAATTCCAACTTTTGATAGTGGAAATTTTCCAACCATAGACACTATTGATGATGATAGTGATATAGAGTTGGATGATACTGATTATTTTTAA